TTTTTTTGTAGTTTTAGGGTAATATCTATCTATCTATCAAGTCATCATGTGTATATATTTTGATGATACAAGTTTTTATAAGACGTATATATTCATCACTTTTAGTACAGTTATGCATTGTTTGTTGTGGGGTATGCCTCAAAGAAAATTTGAACGTATAGTAGCATTGAATAATCAAGACAATACTCAACCCCTCACCATTTAGTATTGATGTTCAGTCATATATACCTAGTTAATGTGGTTGATAGACTTATTTGATGCACAAAACCACATCAAATTACGTTATCAGTCCATCTATGTACTTCCTTATCACATTGAGAACGAAAGTCTTAACCACATTTGGTCAAGGCTAGTTTAATGAAAATAGATTTCTATTACATATTGACAATGTTCTAAAACAACACAATAATATGAAATTTTGACACTTGACAAATTGAACCTTATACATGAGAGAAGATAAACAAATACATAATTTCGTGCTTCTTTTGGGTTTTATGTGGGATAAATAAGCCTTCGCCAGTTTCAAACACCGAAGATATCTCACTCTGAGAACAAAACATATCTCAGATGAAAAATTCCATCGGAAAAAGGAGAAAAAAAATCCTGAAAAATCAAACTCCCCCCACAAAAAACTCCATACTCAGAAACATAAAAATAAATTTTAAAACCTTAATGATCTAAATTAAGGAAGTGATTACGCAAGTGTTTCTTCGGGCCATTCAATGATTTTGTCGAACGACGGTCTCCATTTTTTACTTCTCCGGCAAGACTCATCCTCTTCTTCTACCGCCTTTGCTGCGGCTCCACCGGCAGATCTCTCCGCCTCTAACTCCTTGAGAAAATCGCCTAAAGAGTCCAAAGTTGTTTCTCCTTTGCCAGCGTTTAACTGGAAGAGAATGAGTTTCTCTAGCTCATCTCTTCTCAAAACAATCTTCACTTTCCGGTTCTTTCTGTTGTCAACTTTCTTCAATTCTTGATTTTCTTGTACCATTCTTTCAATGTTGTTTCCTCCATCCAAACAGTTTCCCATTTTTAATAGATTTAAACAAATTGTGAAATAAACACTTTTGAGAAATGCCAACAAAAAAAGTGTAAAACCCGAAAAACCGGACTGACATAAACGATAAAATAAAAGCGCTCCGTTAGTGAGACGGTACTGTACGAATATCGAGTCCCAGGATACAACCATGGCAGACGATCACGCTTCACTCATGAATCGCCCTATCGAACTATAAACTCTACGAAACACTCTCGTATTTACGACTTACGCTAAGGGATTTTTGCTGTTGGTTTCGATGCAAAAAACGTTAAGCCATGAAGGAAGAGGAGAGGCGAAATTTAAAGAGTCAGAGAAGACCCACTTCCCGCAACAGTTGCTGCACGTGGGCGAGAATCTCGCGGAGATCGAGGGAAGTTGAGTTCCGAAACTTCTTCCTCAAGACTCTCTCTTATCTCGTTTAAAACTTTCGAGAGGNNNNNNNNNNNNNNNNNNNNNNNNNNNNNNNNNNNNNNNNNNNNNNNNNNNNNNNNNNNNNNNNNNNNNNNNNNNNNNNNNNNNNNNNNNNNNNNNNNNNNNNNNNNNNNNNNNNNNNNNNNNNNNNNNNNNNNNNNNNNNNNNNNNNNNNNNNNNNNNNNNNNNNNNNNNNNNNNNNNNNNNNNNNNNNNNNNNNNNNNNNNNNNNNNNNNNNNNNNNNNNNNNNNNNNNNNNNNNNNNNNNNNNNNNNNNNNNNNNNNNNNNNNNNNNNNNNNNNNNNNNNNNNNNNNNNNNNNNNNNNNNNNNNNNNNNNNNNNNNNNNNNNNNNNNNNNNNNNNNNNNNNNNNNNNNNNNNNNNNNNNNNNNNNNNNNNNNNNNNNNNNNNNNNNNNNNNNNNNNNNNNNNNNNNNNNNNNNNNNNNNNNNNNNNNNNNNNNNNNNNNNNNNNNNNNNNNNNNNNNNNNNNNNNNNNNNNNNNNNNNNNNNNNNNNNNNNNNNNNNNNNNNNNNNNNNNNNNNNNNNNNNNNNNNNNNNNNNNNNNNNNNNNNNNNNNNNNNNNNNNNNNNNNNNNNNNNNNNNNNNNNNNNNNNNNNNNNNNNNNNNNNNNNNNNNNNNNNNNNNNNNNNNNNNNNNNNNNNNNNNNNNNNNNNNNNNNNNNNNNNNNNNNNNNNNNNNNNNNNNNNNNNNNNNNNNNNNNNNNNNNNNNNNNNNNNNNNNNNNNNNNNNNNNNNNNNNNNNNNNNNNNNNNNNNNNNNNNNNNNNNNNNNNNNNNNNNNNNNNNNNNNNNNNNNNNNNNNNNNNNNNNNNNNNNNNNNNNNNNNNNNNNNNNNNNNNNNNNNNNNNNNNNNNNNNNNNNNNNNNNNNNNNNNNNNNNNNNNNNNNNNNNNNNNNNNNNNNNNNNNNNNNNNNNNNNNNNNNNNNNNNNNNNNNNNNNNNNNNNNNNNNNNNNNNNNNNNNNNNNNNNNNNNNNNNNNNNNNNNNNNNNNNNNNNNNNNNNNNNNNNNNNNNNNNNNNNNNNNNNNNNNNNNNNNNNNNNNNNNNNNNNNNNNNNNNNNNNNNNNNNNNNNNNNNNNNNNNNNNNNNNNNNNNNNNNNNNNNNNNNNNNNNNNNNNNNNNNNNNNNNNNNNNNNNNNNNNNNNNNNNNNNNNNNNNNNNNNNNNNNNNNNNNNNNNNNNNNNNNNNNNNNNNNNNNNNNNNNNNNNNNNNNNNNNNNNNNNNNNNNNNNNNNNNNNNNNNNNNNNNNNNNNNNNNNNNNNNNNNNNNNNNNNNNNNNNNNNNNNNNNNNNNNNNNNNNNNNNNNNNNNNNNNNNNNNNNNNNNNNNNNNNNNNNNNNNNNNNNNNNNNNNNNNNNNNNNNNNNNNNNNNNNNNNNNNNNNNNNNNNNNNNNNNNNNNNNNNNNNNNNNNNNNNNNNNNNNNNNNNNNNNNNNNNNNNNNNNNNNNNNNNNNNNNNNNNNNNNNNNNNNNNNNNNNNNNNNNNNNNNNNNNNNNNNNNNNNNNNNNNNNNNNNNNNNNNNNNNNNNNNNNNNNNNNNNNNNNNNNNNNNNNNNNNNNNNNNNNNNNNNNNNNNNNNNNNNNNNNNNNNNNNNNNNNNNNNNNNNNNNNNNNNNNNNNNNNNNNNNNNNNNNNNNNNNNNNNNNNNNNNNNNNNNNNNNNNNNNNNNNNNNNNNN
The DNA window shown above is from Brassica oleracea var. oleracea cultivar TO1000 chromosome C3, BOL, whole genome shotgun sequence and carries:
- the LOC106334178 gene encoding uncharacterized protein LOC106334178, which encodes MGNCLDGGNNIERMVQENQELKKVDNRKNRKVKIVLRRDELEKLILFQLNAGKGETTLDSLGDFLKELEAERSAGGAAAKAVEEEDESCRRSKKWRPSFDKIIEWPEETLA